A single region of the Candidatus Tectomicrobia bacterium genome encodes:
- a CDS encoding HK97 gp10 family phage protein gives MPIEWHQEIEGPLLEGEGEEILFRLAERAVADIAGMLRAEVEARAPGGVTGALRGSIRSEVRGGSVEELQGEVFSLSPYAAAAEEGRAPGGFPPWRPGTPLHAWVRRRTGAPDREAGRVSFLVARAIARRGMPGRHMFRGALEASQGRIEERARRLGEEIAAALGGEGLS, from the coding sequence ATGCCCATCGAATGGCACCAAGAGATCGAAGGCCCGCTCCTCGAGGGGGAAGGCGAGGAGATCCTCTTCCGTCTCGCGGAGAGGGCGGTGGCGGACATCGCCGGGATGCTCCGCGCCGAGGTCGAGGCCCGGGCCCCGGGCGGGGTCACGGGGGCGCTCCGCGGCTCCATCCGGAGCGAGGTGCGGGGCGGGTCCGTGGAGGAGCTTCAGGGCGAGGTCTTCTCCCTCTCACCCTACGCCGCCGCGGCCGAGGAGGGCCGCGCGCCGGGGGGCTTCCCGCCCTGGCGGCCGGGGACGCCCCTCCACGCCTGGGTGCGGAGGCGCACGGGCGCCCCGGACCGGGAGGCCGGGCGCGTCTCCTTTCTCGTGGCGCGGGCCATCGCCCGGCGGGGCATGCCGGGGCGGCACATGTTCCGCGGCGCGCTCGAGGCGAGCCAGGGCCGCATCGAGGAGCGCGCGAGGCGGCTGGGGGAGGAGATCGCGGCGGCGCTGGGGGGAGAGGGCCTTTCGTAG
- a CDS encoding DNA integrity scanning protein DisA nucleotide-binding domain protein — MAEWLERVKDLIVRIPWSQVIDIGIMWFLVHQVYVRFQGTQAMRLLVRVFLLFVAYLAAHSANLILTSFLLWALWLAALLLFLVNFQGEIRRIAMQLRPVSRLSVLLRRARRVVLPEESVLGLAESAFALARKGIGALFILERRDPVLPLLRSPGEQIGAEMRPALVETLFLYNAPYHDGAVLIGEGKIQRAGCVLPLSENSDLPPVYGTRHRAAIGISEASDALGVVVSEQRREVSAVEHGDIHTMETAGELATWLSARLRARAEPKGAAEALKEALLSNWRSKTATLAAVCLLWLVGSYQRGNPRDNLFSRIAPGVEETYSVPVSYYNLEKGLALGAVPHERVKVRLRARQDTLNFLDPGRLRVNVNLAGRSDGLARIDLSARNIDLPVEIQVMEIQPPEISVPIVRRGPRPSAKPSPPAP, encoded by the coding sequence ATGGCGGAGTGGCTGGAGAGGGTGAAGGATTTAATCGTCCGCATCCCCTGGAGCCAGGTGATCGACATCGGGATCATGTGGTTCCTGGTGCACCAGGTGTACGTGCGCTTCCAGGGGACGCAGGCCATGCGCCTGCTCGTGCGGGTCTTTTTGCTCTTCGTGGCCTACCTGGCCGCCCATTCCGCCAATCTGATACTGACCTCCTTTCTGCTCTGGGCGCTGTGGCTGGCGGCGCTGCTGCTTTTCCTCGTGAACTTCCAGGGTGAGATCCGCCGCATCGCCATGCAGCTCAGGCCGGTGAGCCGCCTCTCGGTGCTGCTCAGGCGGGCGCGGCGGGTGGTCCTGCCGGAGGAGAGCGTGCTGGGGCTGGCGGAGTCGGCTTTCGCCCTGGCGCGAAAGGGCATCGGCGCTCTTTTCATCCTGGAGCGGCGCGACCCGGTCCTCCCCCTGCTGCGCAGCCCGGGGGAGCAGATCGGGGCCGAGATGCGCCCGGCCCTCGTCGAGACGCTCTTCCTCTACAACGCGCCCTATCACGACGGCGCGGTGCTCATCGGGGAAGGGAAAATCCAGCGCGCCGGCTGCGTGCTGCCCTTGTCCGAGAACTCGGACCTCCCCCCCGTCTACGGCACCCGGCACCGCGCGGCCATCGGGATCAGCGAGGCCTCGGACGCGCTTGGGGTGGTGGTATCGGAGCAGCGGCGCGAGGTGTCGGCCGTGGAGCATGGGGACATCCACACGATGGAGACGGCCGGCGAGCTGGCCACTTGGCTCTCGGCCCGCCTGCGGGCGCGCGCGGAGCCGAAGGGGGCGGCGGAGGCCCTGAAGGAGGCGCTGCTCTCGAACTGGCGGTCCAAGACGGCCACGCTCGCGGCCGTGTGCCTGCTCTGGCTCGTGGGCTCCTACCAGCGCGGAAACCCACGCGACAACCTCTTCAGCCGGATCGCCCCAGGGGTGGAGGAGACGTACTCGGTGCCGGTTTCCTACTACAACCTGGAGAAGGGGCTCGCCCTGGGCGCCGTGCCCCACGAGAGGGTGAAGGTGAGGCTGCGCGCCCGGCAGGACACGCTCAACTTCCTCGACCCGGGCCGCCTCCGGGTGAACGTGAACCTCGCGGGCCGCTCCGATGGGCTGGCGCGGATCGACCTCTCGGCCCGCAATATCGACCTGCCCGTCGAAATCCAGGTGATGGAAATCCAGCCGCCGGAGATCTCCGTCCCCATCGTGCGGCGCGGGCCGCGCCCGTCCGCGAAACCCTCCCCGCCGGCCCCCTAG
- a CDS encoding thermonuclease family protein, translated as MTLAAVLVIPLLLSGCGFVLEGEVARVVDGDTIELSHAGGRDRVRLYGVDCPERGQPYGAEATAFARRLAPVGGPVTVHVRFLLRDARNRLRGEVILPDGRSLAYELLRAGLAWHFRPHDAADPMLPYLEENARAERKGLWADPHAIRPSAWRRMRDRGETAPP; from the coding sequence ATGACTCTCGCCGCCGTCCTCGTCATTCCCCTTCTCCTCTCCGGCTGCGGCTTTGTGCTCGAGGGCGAGGTGGCGCGGGTCGTGGACGGGGACACCATCGAGCTCTCCCACGCCGGGGGACGGGACCGGGTGCGCCTCTACGGGGTGGACTGCCCCGAGCGGGGCCAGCCCTATGGAGCGGAGGCCACCGCCTTCGCCCGCCGGCTCGCCCCCGTGGGCGGCCCCGTCACCGTCCACGTGCGCTTCCTGCTGCGCGACGCGCGCAACCGGCTGCGGGGCGAGGTCATCCTCCCGGACGGCAGGAGCCTCGCCTACGAGTTGCTCAGGGCGGGGCTCGCCTGGCACTTCCGCCCCCACGACGCCGCCGACCCGATGCTGCCCTACCTGGAGGAAAATGCGCGCGCGGAGAGAAAGGGCCTGTGGGCCGATCCGCACGCCATCCGGCCATCGGCCTGGCGGCGGATGCGGGACCGGGGGGAGACGGCCCCGCCCTGA